One Calditrichia bacterium DNA window includes the following coding sequences:
- the secA gene encoding preprotein translocase subunit SecA, translating into MLSNVLKKVFGSKNDREIKKIQPVLEEINQNFEQFEKLSDEQLQAKTQEFKDRIEKGETLDELLPEAFAVVKQACKRMVGKKWMAAGNEIVWDMVPFDVQLIGGIVQHQGKISEMATGEGKTLVATMPLYLNALEGKGAHLVTVNDYLAQRDAEWMGEIFKFLGLTVGVILNQMTPAQRREAYNCDITYGTNNEFGFDYLRDNMSGAPEDIVQVRGHHYAIVDEVDSVLIDEARTPLIISGPVEHATHNYDEVKPLVDDLVRKQTRYVNALIAEAEKLMENDENNSEAGLKLLIAQRGAPKNKRLEKLYQRQGIKKLVFDIESEFIRDKRIHEVDEELYYSIEEKHHSINLTEKGRHDLSPNNPDEFVLPDLAEEFSKIEGDDSIKPEDKQIQKNEIQIEYARKNEKLHNISQLLKAYSLFEKDHEYVVQEGKVLIVDEFTGRIMYGRRYSDGLHQALEAKENVKIEGETQTLATITLQNYFRLYDKLAGMTGTAETEANEFWDIYKLDVVVIPTNKPISRQDNEDYIYRTKREKLNSVIEEISRLHHLGRPVLVGTVSVDVSETLSRMLKRQKIPHSVLNAKYHKQEAEIISKAGQPGAVTIATNMAGRGTDIKLSPQVRGNGKFAGEDGTPYGLHIIGTERHESRRIDRQLRGRSGRQGDPGATRFYLSLEDELMRLFGSDRLIKVMDRLGAEEGEVITHSMVTKAIEKAQKRVEEQNFSIRKRLLDYDDVMNKQREVVYKKRRKALLEPVSEDDLKEMIDEFLETQFEIHADEKKDIEDWDIDELNDIILRTLTVDFKSIGDEKLHSMQAEDIREYVKEEAWRLYEYKRSKVGDELLHDFQKYITLRIIDENWKDHLHQMDLLKEGIGLRAYGQKDPLIEYKREAFEMFMDMMEAINQRVLEMIWRTRFVEAPSPRRGLPSRIQLVHQDSTNMGLTQGKSDIQKAGEQRSDKPSPVRVENKVGRNDPCPCGSGKKYKKCHGANVDE; encoded by the coding sequence ATGTTAAGTAATGTCCTCAAAAAGGTTTTTGGTAGTAAAAATGATAGAGAAATAAAAAAAATCCAGCCGGTTCTCGAAGAAATTAACCAAAATTTTGAACAATTTGAAAAGCTTAGTGATGAACAACTTCAAGCTAAAACTCAAGAGTTTAAAGATCGAATTGAAAAGGGTGAAACGCTAGACGAACTGTTACCTGAAGCCTTTGCTGTGGTAAAGCAAGCGTGTAAACGTATGGTCGGTAAAAAATGGATGGCGGCTGGTAACGAGATTGTGTGGGATATGGTTCCTTTCGATGTTCAGTTGATCGGTGGTATTGTGCAGCATCAAGGCAAAATATCTGAAATGGCAACGGGTGAAGGTAAAACTTTGGTCGCAACCATGCCGCTGTATTTGAACGCACTGGAAGGAAAAGGCGCACATTTGGTGACCGTTAATGATTATCTTGCGCAACGTGATGCGGAATGGATGGGCGAGATATTCAAATTCCTCGGGTTGACAGTTGGTGTGATTCTTAACCAAATGACACCCGCCCAGCGCCGTGAGGCTTACAACTGCGATATAACCTATGGCACTAACAATGAGTTTGGTTTTGATTATTTGAGAGACAATATGTCTGGCGCTCCCGAAGATATCGTTCAGGTGCGCGGGCACCATTATGCCATCGTTGACGAAGTGGACAGTGTGTTGATCGATGAAGCACGTACGCCTCTAATTATTTCTGGTCCGGTTGAACATGCAACGCACAATTATGATGAAGTAAAACCTCTCGTTGACGATCTGGTTCGCAAACAAACCCGGTATGTAAATGCTTTGATTGCCGAAGCTGAAAAGTTGATGGAAAATGACGAAAATAACTCAGAGGCCGGACTAAAGCTTTTGATTGCGCAGCGCGGAGCGCCAAAAAATAAACGGCTGGAAAAGCTATATCAGCGTCAGGGCATCAAAAAGTTGGTTTTTGATATCGAAAGCGAATTTATCCGTGATAAACGTATTCATGAAGTCGATGAAGAATTGTACTATAGCATCGAAGAAAAACATCATTCGATCAATCTTACCGAAAAGGGTCGTCACGACTTGTCCCCAAACAATCCGGATGAATTTGTATTGCCGGATCTTGCTGAAGAATTTAGTAAAATTGAGGGCGACGATTCTATCAAGCCGGAAGATAAACAAATTCAAAAAAATGAAATTCAGATCGAATATGCCCGAAAAAATGAGAAATTGCACAATATTTCGCAATTGTTGAAAGCATATAGCCTTTTTGAAAAAGATCACGAATACGTTGTTCAGGAAGGTAAAGTTCTAATTGTTGACGAATTCACCGGCCGAATCATGTATGGACGCCGTTACAGCGATGGCTTGCACCAGGCGTTGGAAGCAAAAGAAAATGTAAAAATTGAGGGTGAAACACAGACATTGGCAACCATCACCCTTCAAAATTATTTCCGTTTATATGACAAGCTGGCTGGAATGACAGGAACAGCTGAGACTGAAGCCAATGAATTCTGGGATATTTACAAATTAGATGTGGTTGTAATTCCCACCAATAAGCCTATTTCCCGGCAGGATAATGAAGATTATATTTATCGAACAAAACGCGAAAAATTAAATTCGGTGATTGAAGAAATTTCTCGATTGCATCATTTGGGTCGCCCTGTTCTGGTTGGTACGGTTTCTGTTGATGTTTCCGAGACGTTGAGCCGGATGTTGAAACGCCAGAAAATCCCACATAGTGTGTTAAACGCGAAGTATCACAAACAGGAAGCGGAAATTATCTCCAAAGCCGGTCAGCCTGGAGCGGTTACAATTGCAACAAACATGGCGGGACGTGGAACGGACATTAAACTTTCGCCACAGGTTCGCGGAAACGGCAAATTTGCCGGCGAAGACGGCACACCCTACGGTTTGCATATTATCGGAACCGAGCGCCACGAATCCCGACGAATTGACCGGCAGTTGCGTGGGCGTTCTGGTCGTCAGGGGGATCCCGGGGCAACGCGGTTTTATTTGTCTCTCGAAGATGAATTGATGCGTCTTTTCGGCTCGGACAGGCTCATCAAAGTGATGGATCGTTTGGGGGCCGAAGAAGGTGAGGTAATCACCCACTCAATGGTTACCAAAGCCATCGAAAAAGCCCAGAAACGCGTTGAAGAGCAAAATTTTTCAATCCGGAAGCGGTTGTTGGATTATGACGATGTTATGAATAAACAACGTGAAGTTGTTTACAAAAAACGCCGTAAAGCGCTTCTCGAACCAGTTTCAGAAGATGATTTGAAGGAAATGATCGACGAGTTTCTCGAAACTCAGTTTGAAATTCATGCAGATGAGAAAAAAGATATTGAAGATTGGGATATTGACGAGCTGAACGACATCATTTTACGGACGTTAACCGTTGATTTCAAAAGCATCGGGGATGAAAAATTGCACAGCATGCAAGCTGAGGATATCCGCGAATATGTGAAAGAAGAAGCATGGCGGTTATATGAATACAAACGCAGCAAGGTTGGCGATGAGTTGTTGCACGATTTCCAAAAATATATCACGTTGCGGATCATCGATGAAAACTGGAAAGATCACCTGCATCAGATGGATTTGTTGAAAGAAGGGATCGGGTTGCGTGCTTACGGGCAAAAAGATCCGCTGATCGAATACAAACGGGAAGCCTTTGAAATGTTTATGGATATGATGGAGGCAATTAACCAGCGGGTGCTCGAAATGATTTGGCGAACCCGGTTTGTGGAAGCGCCGTCGCCGCGTCGCGGATTACCAAGCCGAATCCAACTGGTGCATCAGGATTCAACCAACATGGGCTTGACACAGGGGAAATCTGATATTCAGAAAGCCGGTGAGCAACGCAGCGACAAACCGTCACCGGTTCGTGTGGAAAATAAGGTCGGACGCAATGACCCATGCCCCTGCGGAAGTGGGAAAAAATACAAAAAATGTCACGGTGCAAATGTTGATGAGTGA
- the nusB gene encoding transcription antitermination factor NusB, protein MQSRRLARRIALQVLFANEFLREDIDSVAERVGESLEEPISSFSFDLIRKTTEFENDLNDLIRNHLRNWDFNRIAVLDRVLIRIALCEIIYFPDIPVEVSINEALEISKDFCSLKSRRFVNGILDSIFKELKETNQLVKYNHIKIPLKRDKIVKDQDTI, encoded by the coding sequence ATGCAGTCTAGACGATTGGCGCGAAGGATAGCATTACAAGTGCTTTTTGCAAATGAATTTTTGCGTGAAGATATTGATTCTGTTGCAGAGAGAGTTGGTGAAAGTCTTGAAGAACCCATTTCTTCATTTTCTTTTGACCTGATACGCAAAACAACAGAATTTGAAAATGATCTGAACGACCTTATTCGGAATCATCTACGTAATTGGGATTTCAATCGAATTGCGGTGCTGGATCGTGTGCTCATCCGAATTGCACTGTGTGAAATTATCTATTTCCCGGATATCCCCGTCGAGGTTTCCATCAACGAAGCATTAGAAATCAGTAAAGATTTTTGTAGCCTCAAAAGTCGTCGCTTTGTAAATGGAATTCTTGATTCTATTTTTAAAGAACTCAAAGAAACGAATCAATTGGTAAAATACAATCACATTAAAATTCCGCTGAAACGTGATAAAATTGTTAAAGATCAAGATACGATTTAG
- a CDS encoding PhoH family protein: protein MQEENGVFEILFEVNKINPLILYGVGDKNLRLIEKNFDVQLIARGNQLKVRGAQREEVEQVENILSEIVFTANRNKHLSIEDVETIIHINKAEFSSATALSDENRFAASDELDEVVLFTKTGYIKARTKGQQKIVGTVKRNDLVIVVGPAGTGKTYMAVALAVAALKEKRVKKIVLARPAVEAGESLGFLPGDFKEKIDPYLRPLYDSLEDMLPRDLIKKYLEQGIIEVIPLAYMRGRTLNNAFVILDEAQNATATQMKMFLTRLGANSKAIVNGDDTQIDLPGNQRSGLTEIQIVLKNVDGIEFIYLEKADVVRHKLVRDIIQAYGEFNNKASDDVTQQPEK from the coding sequence ATGCAGGAAGAGAATGGGGTTTTTGAAATTTTATTCGAAGTCAATAAAATTAATCCCTTAATTCTTTACGGCGTTGGTGACAAAAACCTGCGCTTAATCGAGAAAAATTTTGACGTTCAGTTGATTGCCCGAGGAAACCAACTCAAAGTACGCGGTGCACAACGTGAAGAAGTAGAGCAAGTCGAAAATATTTTGAGCGAAATTGTTTTTACTGCGAATCGAAACAAACATCTATCTATTGAAGATGTTGAAACAATAATCCACATAAATAAAGCTGAGTTTAGTTCCGCAACTGCATTATCTGATGAAAACAGGTTTGCTGCATCTGATGAGCTTGACGAGGTTGTCCTATTCACAAAAACCGGATATATAAAAGCTCGAACAAAAGGGCAACAAAAAATTGTCGGGACTGTAAAACGTAACGATTTGGTTATTGTTGTCGGACCTGCTGGTACGGGAAAAACTTATATGGCTGTTGCACTTGCAGTTGCAGCTTTAAAAGAAAAACGTGTAAAAAAAATAGTACTCGCCAGACCAGCAGTAGAAGCAGGTGAAAGCCTTGGTTTTTTACCGGGCGATTTTAAAGAGAAAATTGATCCCTATTTACGACCTCTTTATGACTCACTTGAGGACATGTTACCCCGAGATTTAATAAAGAAGTATCTAGAGCAAGGTATTATTGAAGTTATCCCATTGGCATATATGCGCGGTAGAACATTAAACAATGCATTTGTTATTTTAGATGAAGCTCAGAATGCTACTGCGACTCAAATGAAGATGTTTCTCACTCGATTGGGGGCTAACTCAAAAGCTATAGTAAATGGGGATGATACGCAAATTGATTTACCCGGAAACCAACGTTCTGGGTTAACCGAAATTCAAATTGTACTTAAGAATGTTGACGGCATTGAATTCATTTATTTAGAAAAAGCCGATGTAGTTCGCCATAAATTGGTTCGAGATATTATTCAAGCATATGGTGAATTCAACAATAAAGCTTCAGATGATGTAACGCAACAACCTGAGAAATAA
- a CDS encoding LysM peptidoglycan-binding domain-containing protein, translating into MKKVYISFISLLLLMFTLGVFAQQYSYDYKNMKMDEYNVELSKWQSREADAKAAIADLEAKIADMEQKITATNAQKDECWAGVYDMLGTDKAGYDDFVAQCKALENDLSGFVNLSPQDIYARQDELEAYKARLAELRKDKRSAGPDPFEILNRCDSLIRQAEGKLNSVGSKRYTVLNGDYLWKIAKKPETYSDPYAWIRIYTANRTQIKNPDLIYPNQVFEIPLLRKAGEHWVTRGESLTSIANSMGNAFTWQKIYEANRDVIGEDPARIYPHMILRLP; encoded by the coding sequence ATGAAAAAAGTATACATATCGTTCATCAGCTTGCTGTTGCTGATGTTCACACTTGGTGTCTTTGCTCAGCAGTATAGTTACGACTATAAAAACATGAAAATGGATGAATACAATGTTGAGTTGAGTAAATGGCAATCACGCGAAGCAGATGCAAAAGCTGCTATTGCAGATTTAGAAGCAAAAATTGCTGACATGGAACAAAAAATAACCGCGACCAATGCTCAAAAAGATGAATGTTGGGCAGGTGTTTACGACATGTTGGGAACTGACAAAGCTGGATATGATGATTTTGTTGCACAATGCAAAGCCCTTGAAAACGATCTCAGTGGTTTTGTGAACCTTTCTCCTCAGGATATCTATGCGCGTCAAGATGAGTTAGAAGCATACAAAGCCCGTTTGGCAGAACTTCGCAAAGACAAACGGAGTGCAGGTCCGGATCCGTTTGAAATTTTAAATCGCTGCGATAGCCTGATTCGCCAGGCTGAAGGCAAGTTGAACTCGGTCGGTTCTAAAAGATATACCGTTTTAAATGGTGATTATCTTTGGAAAATTGCCAAAAAACCTGAAACATACAGTGATCCTTATGCTTGGATCCGTATCTATACAGCTAACCGTACCCAAATCAAAAATCCGGATCTGATTTATCCGAATCAAGTTTTTGAAATCCCACTACTCCGCAAAGCAGGAGAGCATTGGGTAACACGTGGAGAAAGCCTTACTTCTATAGCTAATTCCATGGGTAACGCGTTTACTTGGCAAAAAATTTATGAAGCAAACCGTGATGTCATCGGTGAAGATCCGGCACGCATTTATCCGCATATGATTTTGCGTTTACCGTAA